In Luteolibacter sp. Y139, the following proteins share a genomic window:
- the menA gene encoding 1,4-dihydroxy-2-naphthoate octaprenyltransferase, with the protein MIAPLLLATRPKTLPAAIVPVWVGCVLAWKLTGKFSLPLALATVGGAVFIQIATNLFNDAIDAAKGADTERRLGPQRVTASGLLSRTAVMSAAAVFLGLAIACGVVLYQAAGWPILAIGIPSLYLAYGYTGGPFPLAYRGMGELFVILFFGLVAVCGTVFVQTLEWRKEALLLGAQVGLLSAALISINNLRDREEDSTTGKRTFAVRFGSKPARVIIWMEIKLAAFLGLVWLVFGLPWQVLASIPMLSLGMRLSWGALTMPEDRGMNRLLAMAAGQLVAFAVLFHFLAVKL; encoded by the coding sequence GTGATCGCGCCGCTGCTGCTCGCCACCCGCCCGAAGACCCTGCCCGCCGCGATCGTGCCGGTGTGGGTGGGCTGCGTGCTGGCGTGGAAGCTGACGGGAAAGTTCAGCCTGCCGCTGGCGCTTGCGACGGTGGGCGGGGCGGTTTTCATCCAGATCGCCACGAACCTTTTCAACGATGCGATCGATGCGGCGAAGGGCGCGGATACCGAGCGCCGGCTGGGGCCACAGCGGGTGACGGCGAGCGGCTTGCTTTCGCGAACCGCGGTGATGTCGGCGGCGGCGGTGTTCCTGGGGCTGGCGATCGCTTGTGGCGTGGTGCTTTACCAAGCGGCGGGCTGGCCGATCCTGGCGATCGGGATTCCCTCTCTCTATCTGGCGTATGGCTATACCGGCGGGCCGTTCCCGCTGGCGTATCGTGGGATGGGGGAGCTGTTCGTGATCCTTTTCTTCGGCCTCGTGGCGGTGTGCGGCACGGTTTTCGTCCAGACGTTGGAGTGGCGGAAGGAGGCGCTGCTGCTGGGCGCGCAGGTCGGCCTGCTCTCGGCGGCGTTGATTTCCATCAACAACCTGCGCGATCGCGAGGAAGACAGTACGACCGGCAAGCGGACCTTTGCGGTGAGATTCGGCTCAAAGCCGGCGCGCGTGATCATCTGGATGGAGATCAAGCTGGCGGCCTTTCTCGGGCTGGTGTGGCTCGTCTTCGGGCTCCCGTGGCAGGTGCTCGCATCCATCCCGATGCTGAGCCTCGGCATGCGCTTGAGCTGGGGCGCGCTGACGATGCCGGAAGACCGCGGCATGAACCGCCTGCTGGCGATGGCGGCGGGGCAGCTGGTGGCCTTCGCAGTGCTATTCCATTTCCTGGCGGTGAAGCTCTAA
- a CDS encoding enolase C-terminal domain-like protein, giving the protein MSTLLWYWHYRLKSRRGLNARSTRGDIEGVLLKDAEGGHACLQPWPELGDPSLQKCLSDLAGARRWPLVRRALRCLEMDGAARSIPDALFEDLEVPLSHATLATRDAAMVDQAVMAGFTTIKLKCGRDFPDERKFIAVASSKYPELKWRLDFNETGDDGELAEWLMSLSVEERSRIDFIEDPCPFSDTKWRELFLKTRVPLAVDREAAPHRSEAQYTVIKPAIDEPWLLAEAAQESGQRVVVTSYMDHPLGQSFAAWEAGRLALQFPGLVGLCGLQTHHLFEPDAFTEALGPWKPEFRAAPGNGLGFDDLLAKLPWKRLS; this is encoded by the coding sequence ATGTCCACTCTGCTCTGGTACTGGCACTATCGGCTGAAAAGCCGCCGCGGGCTCAATGCCCGGTCCACTCGTGGTGACATCGAGGGCGTGCTTTTGAAGGATGCGGAGGGTGGGCACGCTTGCCTCCAGCCGTGGCCGGAGCTCGGTGATCCATCATTGCAGAAATGCCTCAGTGATTTGGCCGGAGCACGGCGCTGGCCGCTCGTGCGAAGGGCCCTGCGCTGCCTGGAAATGGATGGTGCGGCGCGTTCGATACCGGATGCCTTATTCGAGGATCTGGAGGTTCCGCTGAGCCATGCGACTCTGGCGACCCGCGATGCCGCGATGGTGGATCAGGCGGTGATGGCCGGGTTTACCACGATCAAGCTGAAGTGCGGCAGGGACTTCCCGGACGAACGGAAGTTCATAGCGGTGGCGTCTTCCAAATACCCTGAATTGAAGTGGCGGCTCGATTTCAACGAGACCGGCGATGACGGTGAACTCGCGGAATGGCTGATGTCGTTGTCGGTGGAAGAAAGGAGTCGCATCGATTTCATTGAAGACCCGTGTCCGTTCTCAGACACGAAGTGGCGCGAGCTTTTCCTGAAGACGCGTGTGCCGCTGGCGGTGGATCGCGAGGCGGCGCCGCATCGTTCGGAGGCGCAGTATACCGTGATCAAGCCGGCGATTGATGAGCCTTGGCTGTTGGCGGAAGCGGCGCAGGAATCCGGCCAGCGGGTGGTGGTGACGAGCTACATGGATCATCCGCTGGGGCAGTCTTTCGCGGCGTGGGAAGCGGGGCGGTTGGCGCTGCAGTTCCCGGGCTTGGTGGGGCTGTGTGGCTTGCAGACGCACCATCTTTTCGAGCCGGACGCCTTTACGGAGGCGCTTGGGCCGTGGAAGCCGGAGTTTCGTGCGGCGCCGGGGAATGGCCTGGGTTTCGATGACTTGCTCGCGAAGTTGCCATGGAAGCGTCTCTCCTGA